The Cellulophaga sp. L1A9 genome window below encodes:
- a CDS encoding UDP-2,3-diacylglucosamine diphosphatase has protein sequence MKKRKVDVVVISDVHLGTYGCHADELISYLSSIQPKKLILNGDIIDIWQFSKRYFPPSHLKVLKKIIGMASNGVEVTYITGNHDEMLRKFSDTSIGYVSIVDKLVLDLNGKKTWFFHGDVFDASIQNAKWLAKLGGYGYDFLILINRCMNWCLTKMGREKYSLSKRIKNSVKGAIKYVNDFEKTAADLAIENGYDYVVCGHIHQPKKELYENKNGQCIYLNSGDWVENLTALEYSFKRWKVYHYNNDKLSPFFADEELKQLDINELIASITFKKDAEKGSSSLEESTLE, from the coding sequence TTGAAAAAGAGAAAAGTTGATGTTGTCGTAATTTCAGATGTACACTTAGGTACATATGGTTGTCATGCTGATGAATTAATTTCATATTTAAGCAGTATTCAACCAAAAAAACTCATCCTAAACGGGGATATTATTGATATCTGGCAATTTAGTAAACGGTATTTTCCTCCTTCGCATTTAAAGGTTTTAAAGAAAATTATTGGCATGGCATCTAACGGTGTTGAAGTGACATATATCACTGGAAATCATGACGAAATGCTTCGTAAGTTTAGTGATACTTCAATAGGATATGTAAGTATTGTAGATAAGCTTGTGTTGGATTTAAATGGCAAAAAGACTTGGTTTTTTCATGGCGATGTTTTTGATGCCTCCATACAAAATGCAAAATGGTTGGCGAAGCTAGGCGGGTATGGTTATGACTTTCTAATTTTGATAAACCGATGTATGAATTGGTGTTTAACAAAAATGGGAAGAGAGAAATATTCGCTATCGAAGCGCATAAAGAATAGCGTAAAAGGGGCGATTAAATATGTGAATGACTTTGAAAAAACGGCAGCAGATCTAGCTATTGAAAATGGATATGATTATGTGGTTTGCGGACACATTCATCAACCCAAAAAAGAGCTGTACGAAAATAAAAACGGACAGTGTATTTATTTAAATTCGGGAGATTGGGTAGAAAATCTTACTGCTTTAGAATATTCCTTTAAAAGATGGAAAGTGTATCATTATAATAACGATAAACTCTCCCCTTTTTTTGCGGATGAAGAGTTGAAGCAATTAGATATCAATGAACTAATTGCTTCTATTACATTTAAGAAGGATGCAGAAAAGGGTTCTTCTTCACTTGAGGAAAGCACCTTAGAGTAA
- the aroC gene encoding chorismate synthase, protein MAGNTYGTIFKLSTFGESHGVAIGGVIDGCPAGITLDLNEIQNELNRRKPGQSAIVTQRKEPDTVEFFSGIFEGVTTGTPIGFAIHNTNQKSHDYTHIKDSYRPSHADYVYDQKYGFRDYRGGGRSSARETASRVVAGAIAKQFVSTIKINAFVSQVGTLKLEKSYQDLDFSLIESNPVRCPDPSTALKMEDYIKKIKKEGDTIGGIITCVIQNVPIGLGEPVFDKLHAELGKAMLSINAVKGFEYGSGFEGVTQKGSDHNDQYNSDGTTKTNNSGGIQGGISNGMDIYFNVAFKPVATVIQPYETIDKEGNMIQTQGKGRHDPCVVPRAVPIVEAMAAIVLADFTLLNRTIKL, encoded by the coding sequence ATGGCAGGAAATACATACGGAACTATTTTTAAACTTTCCACCTTTGGAGAATCACATGGTGTTGCAATTGGTGGAGTTATAGATGGTTGTCCAGCAGGTATCACATTAGATTTAAATGAAATTCAGAATGAATTAAATAGACGTAAGCCAGGACAGTCTGCCATTGTTACCCAACGTAAAGAACCAGATACCGTAGAATTTTTCTCTGGTATTTTTGAAGGAGTCACCACAGGAACTCCAATAGGCTTTGCTATACACAACACCAATCAGAAATCTCACGATTACACGCATATTAAAGATTCTTACAGACCTTCCCATGCCGATTATGTGTACGATCAAAAATATGGCTTTCGTGACTATCGCGGAGGTGGTCGCAGTTCTGCGCGTGAAACAGCAAGTAGAGTAGTTGCAGGCGCTATAGCAAAACAGTTTGTAAGTACGATTAAAATTAATGCTTTTGTATCTCAAGTAGGCACCCTAAAATTAGAGAAAAGCTATCAAGATTTAGACTTTTCATTAATAGAAAGCAATCCTGTTCGTTGTCCAGATCCTTCCACTGCATTAAAAATGGAAGATTACATAAAAAAAATCAAAAAAGAAGGAGATACCATAGGAGGTATAATCACCTGTGTGATACAAAATGTACCCATTGGTCTTGGAGAACCTGTTTTTGACAAGCTTCATGCAGAACTTGGTAAAGCCATGCTTTCCATCAATGCCGTAAAAGGTTTTGAATACGGTAGTGGTTTTGAAGGTGTCACTCAAAAAGGTAGCGATCATAACGATCAATACAACTCAGACGGAACTACAAAAACCAACAATAGCGGGGGTATCCAAGGAGGTATTTCTAACGGCATGGATATTTACTTTAATGTTGCTTTTAAACCCGTTGCGACCGTAATACAACCTTACGAAACTATTGATAAAGAAGGGAATATGATTCAAACACAGGGAAAAGGACGTCACGACCCTTGTGTAGTGCCCAGAGCAGTACCTATAGTTGAAGCAATGGCTGCAATTGTATTGGCTGATTTTACTTTATTGAACAGAACGATAAAATTATAG